Proteins found in one Triticum urartu cultivar G1812 chromosome 4, Tu2.1, whole genome shotgun sequence genomic segment:
- the LOC125551994 gene encoding uncharacterized protein LOC125551994 has protein sequence MSAIAHRRRRPAPAPPAWTPEPWSDGETAALLEAWGPRHLRAGGGPLRTSDWRACAAAVTARRAADGRAPRTVDQCKNRMDYLKKRLRADRSRPSSPPPLSGSLRRLAKLLRQAPSVPHRLAPKVQREDRQDDNEVETDHNRSPLYRDWPPVPKRRRTAVSLSPPSSSAEHHHGNGGAACTEVAAALDRLAGTYERVEAAKQMEATRLEDRRLEAMRGLEIERMRVLADVAISTSDDTQTPATSAAISTSADTHTSVAAAASGGLGEEQVQ, from the exons CGTGGACCCCGGAGCCCTGGAGCGACGGCGAGACGGCCGCGCTGCTCGAGGCCTGGGGCCCGCGCCACCTCCGCGCCGGCGGCGGCCCCCTCCGCACCTCCGACTGGcgcgcctgcgccgccgccgtcaccgcccgccgcgccgccgacgGCCGCGCGCCGCGCACCGTCGACCAGTGCAAGAACCGCATGGACTACCTCAAGAAGCGCCTCCGGGCCGACCGCTCCAGgccctcgtcgccgccgccgctctcCGGCTCCCTCCGCCGCCTCGCCAAGCTCCTCCGCCAGGCCCCCTCCGTCCCGCACCGCCTCGCGCCCAAGGTCCAGCGGGAGGACCGCCAGGACGACAACGAGGTGGAGACCGACCACAACCGCTCTCCCCTGTACCGCGACTGGCCGCCGGTGCCCAAGCGGCGGAGGACGGCCGTCTCGCTGTCGCCGCCGAGCTCCTCCGCGGAGCATCACCACGGGAACGGAGGGGCGGCCTGCACGGAGGTTGCGGCTGCTCTGGATAGGCTGGCGGGGACGTACGAGCGGGTTGAGGCGGCCAAGCAGATGGAGGCGACGCGGCTGGAGGACCGTCGCCTGGAGGCCATGCGGGGCCTAGAGATCGAGCGCATGCGGGTTCTCGCCGACGTCGCCATCTCCACCTCCGACGATACACAAACCCCAGCCACCTCCGCCGCCATCTCCACCTCCGCCGATACACACACCTCTGTCGCCGCCGCAGCCAGCGGCGGCCTAGGCG AGGAACAAGTACAGTAG